The following proteins come from a genomic window of Haloarcula salinisoli:
- a CDS encoding RNA-guided endonuclease InsQ/TnpB family protein, whose translation MEVRRTAPVKLVVPDERHEDLHESAQQFLHCANRAADFCWSDVSYTECITANTTARDALYGELRVETDLTANLVQEAIRRAVQAVNGCVERWKQGQRVSQPEFTSWSMLYDKRSATFYRNRVSLSTVNGRVECDFELPADSPTPYERYVLSEEYEFRASTLQYDKATDEFYFHITTRKYDSDDDKPEVSEDTEHQTVLGIDLGVNSLAVASTGTFWQGDEYDHWCREFEKRRSEMQQRGTQAAHNALLRLGKREESWRKQYIHTVANEIVTEAVEHDCDVIVFEDLTDIRERLPQAKWHHVWAFRRLVEYVEYKGAERGVTAKQVASNHTSQRCSRTDCGFTHEANRDGEHFHCQKCGYEVNADYNAAKNIGLRYARKRKHRLRSSPTSRTGDAPVDVRLNGGTLSGESHQPIAGD comes from the coding sequence ATGGAGGTCCGGCGTACTGCGCCCGTCAAACTTGTCGTTCCCGACGAGCGACATGAGGATCTCCACGAATCTGCTCAGCAGTTCCTTCACTGCGCCAACCGTGCTGCAGATTTCTGTTGGTCTGACGTCTCTTACACAGAATGTATAACGGCCAACACAACTGCACGGGACGCGCTCTACGGGGAACTCCGCGTGGAAACCGACCTCACCGCGAATCTCGTTCAAGAAGCCATCCGACGCGCCGTCCAAGCCGTAAATGGATGTGTCGAACGGTGGAAGCAAGGCCAGCGGGTGAGTCAGCCTGAGTTCACGTCATGGAGTATGCTCTATGATAAGCGGAGCGCTACGTTTTATCGTAACCGTGTGTCCCTCTCGACCGTTAACGGGCGCGTTGAGTGCGACTTTGAGCTTCCGGCAGACAGTCCGACCCCCTACGAGCGGTATGTTCTCTCGGAGGAGTACGAGTTCCGGGCGAGCACACTGCAATACGATAAGGCAACTGACGAGTTCTACTTCCACATCACGACCCGGAAGTACGATTCTGATGATGACAAGCCTGAGGTTTCGGAAGATACCGAGCACCAAACAGTCCTCGGTATCGACCTCGGCGTCAACAGCCTCGCAGTAGCTTCAACCGGTACGTTCTGGCAGGGCGATGAATACGACCATTGGTGCCGTGAGTTTGAGAAACGGCGGAGTGAGATGCAACAGCGTGGAACGCAAGCTGCGCACAACGCGCTTCTTCGTCTGGGTAAGCGTGAAGAATCGTGGCGAAAGCAGTACATCCACACTGTCGCCAACGAAATCGTCACTGAAGCCGTCGAACATGATTGCGACGTGATCGTGTTCGAGGACTTAACGGACATCCGAGAGCGACTTCCACAGGCGAAGTGGCATCACGTGTGGGCGTTCCGTCGCTTGGTCGAGTACGTCGAGTACAAGGGCGCCGAACGCGGCGTTACGGCGAAGCAGGTTGCATCGAACCACACGTCCCAGCGCTGCTCTCGGACAGACTGTGGGTTCACGCACGAAGCAAACCGTGATGGCGAACACTTTCACTGCCAGAAGTGCGGCTACGAGGTCAACGCGGACTATAACGCCGCGAAGAACATCGGGCTACGATACGCCCGGAAGCGGAAACACAGACTCCGGTCCTCGCCCACGTCGAGGACCGGAGACGCACCAGTAGACGTGCGTCTGAATGGTGGGACGTTGAGCGGCGAGAGTCACCAGCCTATTGCCGGTGACTGA
- a CDS encoding DUF6036 family nucleotidyltransferase: MRARFDSSYIRSELERIGQQLDDPLFVFLIGGGSMAFRELKETTKDIDLIVSSGDDLSQLQVVLLELGYEIVQEPDEEYEELGAQRILENDDGCRIDIFNQQVIGKLILSPGIRERSERYLDPGNLVVELVSPEDIFLFKAVAGRVDDIEDMFSLIQTGLDFDIVEAELETQVELLEQELFVTYVNEALADLTEEHNLTTPLHDTVAEITERVYEELEVLHVLDEPKSVTDLQQELDWPAADVQEIVGRLEGKDAVAVNNGRVERRSTTI, translated from the coding sequence ATGAGAGCGCGATTTGATAGTTCATACATTCGCTCGGAACTCGAGCGCATCGGCCAGCAGCTGGACGATCCACTTTTCGTCTTCTTGATTGGCGGAGGATCGATGGCGTTTCGCGAACTCAAAGAGACGACCAAAGATATCGATCTTATCGTCTCCTCTGGCGACGATCTGAGTCAGCTACAGGTGGTGCTTCTCGAACTTGGATATGAGATCGTTCAGGAACCGGACGAAGAGTACGAAGAACTCGGTGCCCAACGCATCCTCGAGAACGATGATGGGTGTCGCATCGACATCTTCAACCAGCAGGTGATCGGCAAGCTAATCCTTTCACCAGGCATTCGTGAGCGGAGCGAACGGTATCTCGACCCGGGAAATCTCGTCGTTGAGCTCGTGAGTCCAGAAGATATCTTTCTGTTCAAAGCGGTCGCCGGTCGGGTGGATGACATCGAAGATATGTTCTCGTTGATACAGACCGGCCTCGACTTCGACATCGTCGAAGCGGAGCTAGAGACGCAAGTCGAATTGCTTGAACAAGAACTGTTCGTGACGTATGTGAACGAAGCATTGGCTGATCTCACCGAAGAACACAACCTCACGACACCATTGCACGATACCGTTGCGGAGATCACCGAGCGCGTCTACGAGGAACTCGAAGTGCTGCACGTCCTCGATGAGCCGAAGTCTGTGACCGACTTACAACAGGAACTCGACTGGCCTGCAGCGGACGTACAGGAGATTGTGGGACGTCTAGAAGGGAAAGACGCCGTCGCGGTAAACAATGGGCGTGTAGAACGTCGCTCAACGACTATCTGA
- a CDS encoding ArsR family transcriptional regulator yields MLTEGEVRALTALRGEQTVSELAANLDQSLSYTSELVEQLETSGLVETRRQGKTKQIRLSDAKALELLAALTQQYSHIDWPELLSGAALRVCYFLDTPQTVTDLARHTDVHRSTVHRALSPLQHRGIVYQTDNGAYTLNDGFEQLSAFARELAHHVHRQTVEKQTDTYTILWESLDEFLVQTTTEITEEHFIPTGPDQFQRYGLPLLARDRRYYLYSESTSELSPEILCCHMLVIDSGARAQSYCLLLLSHTSIDRDDLRAQATKYGVDDVVDDLCTYLDTSGDQRTSRLPEWDDFQELAAEYEVTP; encoded by the coding sequence ATGCTCACAGAAGGCGAGGTTCGCGCCCTCACTGCCCTCCGCGGTGAGCAGACGGTCTCTGAGCTCGCGGCGAATCTTGATCAAAGTCTCAGCTATACCTCAGAACTCGTCGAACAGCTCGAAACGTCTGGACTCGTTGAGACACGTCGACAAGGAAAAACAAAGCAGATTCGACTATCGGACGCAAAAGCACTCGAGTTACTCGCCGCTCTCACGCAGCAGTATTCACACATCGACTGGCCGGAGCTGTTGTCTGGGGCTGCTCTCCGTGTTTGCTACTTTCTCGATACCCCACAGACTGTAACTGATCTCGCACGTCACACCGATGTCCACAGGAGTACCGTCCACCGTGCGCTTTCCCCGCTTCAGCATCGCGGAATCGTTTACCAAACCGACAACGGCGCGTATACACTGAATGACGGCTTCGAACAGTTGAGTGCATTCGCTCGTGAGCTTGCCCATCACGTCCACCGACAGACTGTCGAAAAACAGACCGACACGTACACCATTCTGTGGGAATCCCTCGATGAATTCTTGGTCCAAACGACGACTGAGATTACCGAAGAACACTTCATTCCGACAGGGCCGGACCAATTCCAGCGATATGGCCTGCCGCTGTTGGCACGTGACCGCCGATACTACCTCTATTCGGAGTCGACGAGTGAACTCTCACCGGAAATATTGTGCTGCCATATGCTCGTGATTGATTCGGGTGCACGGGCTCAGTCATATTGCCTACTCTTGCTCAGTCACACCAGTATCGACAGGGATGATCTCCGAGCTCAGGCCACCAAGTACGGCGTCGACGACGTCGTCGACGATCTTTGCACATACCTCGACACCAGCGGTGACCAGCGGACATCCCGTCTTCCCGAGTGGGATGACTTCCAGGAACTGGCTGCAGAGTACGAGGTGACGCCATGA
- a CDS encoding DUF7437 domain-containing protein: MSESPARHSHPLDLMLAVSDVVVNKRYAQIYAQVLTLDTPTVEELSEDLDSSTTTVYEDMKHLVESDILERVTETQPHRYQAREIDLNVQAGDETYEITPALFVALARSETNENLRLFIDRHGTGGLAGALEYARNYVQGQMNARIMAREQDIPVLEAETILQELRDVLLDVEPDREQSPDIEELEAEVDDRN, encoded by the coding sequence ATGTCTGAGAGTCCTGCTCGACACTCCCATCCCCTCGATTTGATGCTCGCAGTATCTGATGTCGTGGTGAATAAGCGGTATGCCCAAATCTACGCTCAAGTGCTTACACTCGATACCCCGACTGTCGAGGAGCTCTCTGAAGATCTTGATAGTTCGACCACCACTGTCTATGAAGACATGAAGCACCTAGTCGAGAGTGACATCCTTGAGCGCGTTACTGAAACGCAACCACACCGATATCAGGCCCGAGAGATCGATCTCAACGTCCAAGCCGGAGATGAAACCTACGAGATTACGCCGGCGCTGTTCGTTGCTCTAGCTCGCAGTGAAACGAATGAGAATCTTCGATTGTTTATAGACCGTCACGGCACAGGCGGGCTTGCAGGCGCACTCGAGTACGCTCGTAACTACGTTCAGGGTCAGATGAACGCCCGAATTATGGCACGCGAGCAGGATATACCGGTCCTCGAAGCGGAGACCATTCTACAGGAACTGCGTGACGTGCTCCTCGATGTCGAACCGGATCGAGAACAGAGTCCAGATATCGAGGAGTTGGAAGCCGAAGTTGACGATAGAAATTAG
- a CDS encoding type II toxin-antitoxin system VapC family toxin yields MAAVVVDANVLIAARLSRDQNHERGVAISEAIDQGQLPTAYVLSDVLEEVINYLQARGGHDVATETLDALIESSGFSLKQTPKSDFDAGRSVFRQYESLSLTDAVIVAAMQRENIEYLYSFDDGFDGVPEITRLSTPDNPFNQ; encoded by the coding sequence ATGGCCGCAGTCGTGGTTGACGCGAATGTTCTCATTGCCGCCCGACTGTCTCGCGACCAGAACCACGAGCGCGGTGTCGCTATCTCCGAAGCTATCGATCAGGGCCAACTCCCCACAGCATATGTCCTTAGTGATGTCCTCGAAGAGGTCATCAATTATCTGCAAGCCCGGGGTGGGCATGACGTCGCTACTGAGACGCTGGATGCACTCATCGAAAGTAGCGGATTCTCACTCAAACAGACACCAAAATCCGACTTTGACGCCGGCCGTTCGGTGTTCCGTCAGTACGAATCCCTCTCGTTAACTGACGCTGTTATCGTGGCAGCGATGCAGCGTGAGAACATTGAGTATCTCTACAGCTTCGATGACGGATTCGACGGTGTTCCTGAGATCACTCGTCTCAGCACGCCGGACAATCCGTTTAACCAATAG
- a CDS encoding AAA family ATPase, with product MSDQQAADLIDEGEKSGIYTLTRSSSGSATIDNVVSQGEEPEVITAAFGQRQTDGNTDFRILGVVTDSINDALQDAGYTDFRALSEADIDDLEHLTNTLTESRAEAIVAEAKQHVPVGHALAERAASYYAQRSNPASGVGEARVTDLTNITETVGEPRYLSKGWDAGDERGMYVSDVGRNTTEPIPTGLHILDNPDYPGVPKAETHPDASYDALPVDEDGEVIPPAVPIDPRLQLPLDELIAKKLARGLVPIRVVGPRGSGKNYLIKYLCHKTNRGYQSIDVDRATEPEDLFGPLIPDGDVIVPRNGAVKQGLINGDTIVINEFPVMQAGAAIALHRLLNEGTLLVKSHGELVEPHPSARLIITMNPPTREYRDSEPMNSATRGRFRSFEQSYIQDIDEEVETLYPQVNGDTEVVDRTTLKRIVRFAHKTRENENWPTLSTRNLTILCEHIEDGASPKAATKNELWAVAEPNQYPEDAHETLNDIL from the coding sequence TTGAGCGACCAGCAGGCAGCGGACCTAATTGACGAAGGAGAGAAGAGCGGCATCTACACACTCACACGCTCGAGTAGCGGTAGCGCAACTATCGACAACGTCGTTTCTCAGGGAGAGGAACCCGAAGTGATTACTGCCGCATTTGGTCAGCGTCAAACAGACGGCAATACAGACTTCCGTATCCTCGGTGTTGTAACCGATTCAATCAACGATGCACTTCAGGATGCCGGCTACACTGACTTTCGGGCGCTCTCGGAGGCAGACATCGACGACCTCGAACACTTGACTAATACCCTCACTGAGAGCCGTGCTGAGGCTATCGTTGCGGAAGCTAAGCAACACGTTCCTGTTGGTCATGCGCTGGCCGAGCGAGCGGCGTCGTACTATGCCCAGCGAAGCAATCCAGCAAGTGGCGTCGGTGAGGCCCGCGTTACTGATCTAACCAACATTACAGAGACAGTCGGTGAGCCCCGCTATCTCTCTAAAGGATGGGATGCTGGGGATGAACGCGGGATGTACGTCTCTGATGTCGGTCGCAACACGACTGAGCCCATTCCGACTGGATTGCACATCCTCGATAATCCGGACTACCCAGGTGTTCCCAAAGCGGAGACTCATCCCGATGCCAGCTACGATGCCCTGCCTGTTGATGAGGATGGGGAGGTTATCCCTCCCGCTGTCCCGATAGATCCGCGTCTTCAGCTGCCACTCGACGAACTCATTGCGAAGAAACTCGCACGAGGGCTCGTTCCTATCCGAGTGGTAGGCCCGCGAGGGTCGGGGAAGAACTATCTTATCAAGTACCTCTGCCACAAGACAAATCGTGGCTATCAGTCCATCGACGTGGACCGGGCGACAGAACCCGAGGACCTCTTTGGGCCACTCATTCCCGACGGCGACGTGATCGTCCCACGCAACGGCGCCGTGAAACAGGGGCTGATCAACGGCGATACAATCGTCATCAACGAGTTCCCTGTTATGCAAGCCGGAGCAGCGATTGCGCTGCACCGACTTCTAAACGAGGGGACGCTCCTGGTCAAGAGCCACGGCGAACTCGTCGAACCACACCCCTCGGCGCGACTCATCATCACGATGAATCCGCCAACCAGAGAATACAGAGACTCGGAACCGATGAACTCGGCGACGAGGGGGCGCTTTCGGTCGTTCGAGCAATCGTACATCCAAGATATCGACGAGGAAGTCGAGACATTGTATCCGCAGGTCAACGGTGACACCGAAGTTGTTGACCGTACGACGCTGAAACGGATCGTCCGATTTGCTCACAAGACTCGCGAAAACGAGAACTGGCCGACTCTCAGCACACGGAATCTCACAATCCTCTGTGAACACATCGAAGACGGCGCGTCACCGAAAGCCGCTACAAAAAATGAACTCTGGGCCGTGGCAGAACCCAATCAGTATCCGGAAGATGCTCACGAGACGCTGAACGATATTTTGTGA
- a CDS encoding N-6 DNA methylase codes for MEESNEDILGGVYEHYGLTSDRFGQYFTPGPVSRAMAAMTIPDDGELREATLDDPLVIGDISGCGSGRLIVDTARQLRAVAPEVPAVFLGYEKDSLCAKMAVINCVLNDITGYVLLGDAVNYPTPSAHTRLGA; via the coding sequence TTGGAAGAGTCAAACGAGGATATTCTGGGAGGGGTGTACGAACACTACGGCCTTACTAGCGACCGCTTTGGTCAGTACTTCACACCAGGCCCGGTGAGCCGAGCGATGGCAGCGATGACTATTCCAGACGACGGGGAGCTACGAGAGGCAACACTTGATGATCCACTGGTCATCGGTGACATATCCGGGTGTGGGAGTGGACGACTCATTGTAGACACTGCTCGGCAGTTACGGGCAGTTGCCCCCGAGGTTCCGGCTGTCTTCCTTGGATACGAAAAGGATTCGCTGTGTGCAAAGATGGCAGTAATCAATTGCGTACTCAACGACATCACCGGATACGTTCTCCTCGGTGACGCTGTAAACTACCCTACTCCCTCAGCGCATACGCGCCTCGGTGCTTGA
- a CDS encoding RNA-guided endonuclease InsQ/TnpB family protein, whose translation MAIEATRTYVGSIQNHRQVCGGLDSLGDSASKIWNVARWTAERIWDATGEIPDEGVLKSYLKNQACWKDLNAQSSQKVIEELSDAFQSWFDLRQKDDTANPPGYRKHGDKRPRSTVTFKEDGFKYDAENNRVRLSKGSNLKDHFSDFLLCEYQMRPDVDLSEVNSVQNVRAVWNGDEWELHFVCKVELETNDSAGDGVAGIDLGITNIATVAFPDEYVLYPGNSLKQDKHYFKRSEYDTEGEDGPSEKSMWARRKLTERETHFYHTLTDAIITECVERGVGTLAVSWPENVRESDWGKTGNKKLHSWAFDRIYQYLEYKGEIRGVEVLKENEWGTSKTCSRCGSEQKSNRKHRGLYVCSSCELVGNADCNGAENMRQKITPSPHGEDRSNGCVAQPSTYLFDRESGTFRTREQAVS comes from the coding sequence ATGGCGATTGAGGCCACTCGAACCTATGTTGGTTCCATCCAGAACCACCGGCAGGTCTGTGGCGGCCTCGATTCGCTCGGTGATTCCGCCTCCAAAATTTGGAACGTCGCGCGATGGACAGCAGAACGCATCTGGGATGCAACTGGCGAAATACCAGATGAGGGCGTGCTGAAATCGTACCTGAAGAACCAAGCGTGCTGGAAAGATTTGAACGCACAATCCAGTCAGAAAGTCATCGAAGAACTTTCGGACGCTTTCCAGTCATGGTTTGACCTGCGACAGAAAGACGACACGGCGAATCCGCCCGGCTACCGCAAACACGGCGACAAACGACCACGGAGCACGGTCACATTCAAAGAAGACGGATTCAAATACGACGCCGAGAACAACCGCGTCCGCCTCTCGAAAGGCTCGAATCTGAAAGACCACTTCTCGGACTTCCTCCTCTGTGAGTACCAGATGCGCCCGGATGTTGACCTCTCAGAAGTCAACTCGGTGCAGAACGTCCGAGCGGTCTGGAACGGCGACGAATGGGAGCTGCATTTCGTCTGCAAAGTTGAACTCGAAACGAACGACTCAGCAGGCGACGGCGTGGCAGGAATCGACCTCGGCATCACGAACATCGCCACGGTTGCCTTCCCTGACGAATACGTGCTGTACCCCGGCAACTCGCTCAAGCAAGACAAGCACTACTTCAAGCGTTCTGAGTACGATACTGAAGGGGAGGACGGCCCGTCTGAGAAGTCGATGTGGGCACGGCGAAAACTCACAGAGCGTGAGACGCACTTTTACCACACGCTGACGGATGCCATCATCACGGAGTGTGTCGAACGCGGTGTTGGCACGCTGGCGGTGAGTTGGCCCGAAAATGTGCGAGAGTCGGATTGGGGCAAGACCGGCAACAAGAAGTTGCACTCGTGGGCGTTCGACCGCATCTACCAATACCTCGAATACAAAGGCGAGATCCGTGGCGTTGAGGTGCTGAAGGAGAACGAATGGGGAACCAGTAAGACCTGTTCACGGTGTGGTTCCGAGCAGAAGTCGAACCGAAAGCACCGTGGTCTGTACGTCTGCTCGTCGTGTGAATTGGTCGGGAACGCAGATTGCAACGGGGCGGAGAATATGCGGCAGAAGATAACTCCGAGTCCTCACGGCGAGGATAGGAGTAACGGCTGTGTGGCACAGCCATCGACATACTTGTTCGACCGCGAGAGCGGGACGTTTCGCACGAGAGAGCAAGCCGTGTCGTAG
- a CDS encoding AbrB/MazE/SpoVT family DNA-binding domain-containing protein: MSQEVEDETTVNESYSVTVPAAVRREAGVEAGDKLRWHVDEDGTLSVKLVKQQYGAFSELEPVDVGEATDAAEDHDLIAGDY; encoded by the coding sequence ATGTCTCAGGAAGTCGAAGACGAAACTACGGTGAACGAGAGCTACTCGGTCACGGTTCCAGCAGCGGTACGCCGAGAAGCAGGTGTTGAGGCAGGCGATAAACTCCGTTGGCACGTCGACGAGGATGGGACACTCTCTGTTAAACTCGTGAAGCAACAGTACGGGGCATTTTCAGAGCTAGAGCCAGTTGATGTGGGTGAAGCAACTGACGCCGCCGAGGACCACGATCTCATCGCTGGAGACTATTGA
- a CDS encoding VWA domain-containing protein — MQTAAVLPADVDAVVSSDATEIERVQAEALLADIDADYLVLITGNEADLDRIPLNDQLTADHAHQFGLAFHELLHILKTAISGIGDLIEANVESQFHEQVHDLINLIEDGAIESEAIHGDNFSDNAGIRLELTRRLHSQTPEDLPADKCLKYSFWDAVTGYLYDRAIFETGTIDCLLNPKDTRLEFLTEADRDAFLTVQKQLDEMVDSALKIRSASRDDTDHGHDKAASLHRARVVIDTWNNAIEPLLEVDDEPKQTSSEDGATAPEVDNNAARGAEATHESQNGDRDADSSRNEGRLSDSQTKEPAGEQDENFDTDVTLDRQATETSGQDIFEQPLITPEPDSTKAGRLDPSGGGGGIEPEAALASNSPLSQGSPERSSDNLDNMDNPSYQDTVDDRAEDETVEPQTKAQAIAQATERARETQQADDGHRGQDAVDDGDDKLESTASQLTLDTFERDSQQTSGDSPHSESKESTGKGDEGTIDLPTPNLAGATSSPDAESNSGDAEMDQSGLDESMAPELPSVAEIPSGPAHGQQEDRSSRGDTETFETALSQDKRAAHGEATRNGIDEEALEIEFEALADHFARATGEEQEKSSAPLEQDEGSAGGPGSLEELNVLPVGGTPVPRNEWADVEKGAERVGDTLDMYLRLDRRKSVRRGLTAGAYDTKAGHRLAIGDPRVCKSRTLGNEKQYSLVLILDRSGSMRRGTPAKIDVATKAVARFAVAAEGLGINVAIVDFIDNEARLAKPFSVDSRHLQATLLDTSCGGGTPLADAISLGNQLVETQRDEPLIITMTDGLPSDSDDVEVQIRDSIAPVCSLTLATDCTPGSPPARAEELAPYFERESVIYSAERLDDRLEQFASLLAGF, encoded by the coding sequence GTGCAGACCGCAGCAGTGCTCCCTGCCGACGTCGACGCAGTTGTCTCATCAGATGCGACTGAAATCGAACGCGTTCAAGCGGAGGCCCTCTTAGCCGATATCGATGCAGACTACCTGGTGCTGATAACGGGGAATGAGGCCGACTTAGACCGAATCCCACTCAACGACCAGCTCACTGCCGATCATGCACACCAGTTCGGACTCGCATTTCACGAACTGCTCCACATCCTCAAAACCGCTATTAGTGGCATCGGTGACCTCATCGAAGCTAACGTCGAATCCCAGTTCCACGAGCAGGTTCACGACCTCATCAATCTCATCGAGGATGGGGCAATCGAGTCAGAAGCGATTCACGGCGACAATTTCAGTGACAACGCTGGCATCCGTCTGGAATTGACTCGACGTCTCCACTCACAGACGCCAGAGGATTTACCTGCGGACAAGTGCCTCAAATATTCTTTCTGGGACGCAGTGACTGGATATCTCTACGACAGAGCTATCTTCGAGACTGGCACAATCGACTGCTTGCTCAACCCGAAGGATACACGACTCGAGTTCTTGACCGAGGCCGATAGAGATGCGTTTCTCACTGTCCAGAAGCAGTTGGATGAGATGGTCGACAGCGCCCTGAAAATACGGAGCGCAAGTCGAGATGATACCGACCACGGACATGATAAGGCCGCTTCACTCCACAGAGCACGGGTCGTAATCGACACCTGGAACAATGCCATCGAGCCGTTGCTCGAAGTAGACGACGAGCCCAAGCAAACTTCCAGCGAAGACGGTGCTACCGCTCCGGAAGTAGACAACAATGCTGCAAGGGGTGCTGAAGCAACCCACGAATCACAAAATGGTGATCGAGATGCAGATTCGAGCCGAAACGAAGGGAGGTTGTCAGATTCACAGACGAAAGAACCCGCTGGTGAACAGGACGAGAATTTCGACACGGACGTTACACTCGACCGTCAAGCCACGGAGACCTCTGGACAGGATATCTTTGAGCAGCCGCTGATTACACCTGAGCCTGATTCGACCAAAGCGGGGAGGTTAGATCCGTCTGGTGGAGGCGGCGGAATTGAGCCAGAAGCTGCTTTGGCATCGAATAGTCCCCTCTCCCAAGGAAGTCCAGAACGATCGTCGGATAATTTGGATAATATGGATAATCCGAGTTATCAAGATACTGTAGATGACCGGGCTGAGGACGAAACTGTTGAACCACAAACGAAGGCGCAGGCAATCGCACAAGCGACAGAACGTGCAAGGGAGACACAGCAGGCCGATGATGGTCATCGTGGGCAAGATGCGGTAGACGATGGTGACGACAAGCTGGAGTCAACGGCGAGTCAACTCACACTCGATACTTTCGAGCGAGACAGCCAACAAACCTCTGGAGATAGTCCACACTCCGAAAGCAAGGAAAGCACCGGCAAGGGGGACGAAGGTACAATCGATCTTCCAACTCCCAATTTAGCCGGCGCGACATCATCACCCGACGCTGAGAGCAACAGTGGTGACGCGGAGATGGACCAGAGTGGCTTAGATGAGAGTATGGCTCCCGAACTGCCAAGCGTTGCTGAAATCCCGTCAGGACCGGCTCACGGCCAGCAAGAAGATAGGTCCTCGAGAGGAGATACCGAGACCTTCGAGACGGCGCTCTCTCAAGACAAGCGAGCAGCCCACGGTGAAGCCACAAGAAATGGTATCGATGAAGAGGCCCTCGAAATTGAATTCGAGGCGCTAGCGGACCACTTTGCTCGTGCTACAGGAGAAGAGCAGGAGAAATCGTCCGCTCCCTTAGAACAAGATGAAGGCTCGGCAGGCGGCCCCGGCAGCCTTGAGGAATTGAATGTCTTGCCAGTGGGTGGAACTCCCGTTCCGAGAAACGAGTGGGCTGACGTAGAGAAAGGTGCTGAGCGGGTCGGAGACACGCTCGATATGTATCTCAGGTTAGATCGGCGAAAGAGTGTTCGTCGAGGACTCACAGCCGGCGCGTACGACACCAAGGCAGGACATCGGTTGGCAATCGGAGACCCTCGTGTGTGTAAGAGTCGGACCCTCGGAAACGAGAAGCAGTACTCCTTGGTCCTTATTCTCGATCGGTCGGGGTCGATGCGGAGAGGGACACCCGCAAAAATTGATGTCGCCACGAAAGCCGTCGCACGATTCGCTGTCGCAGCCGAAGGGCTGGGAATCAACGTTGCAATCGTCGACTTCATCGACAACGAAGCCCGTCTTGCCAAGCCGTTCAGTGTCGACAGCAGGCACCTCCAGGCAACGTTGCTCGATACCTCCTGTGGCGGTGGGACGCCTCTGGCAGACGCTATCTCACTTGGGAACCAACTAGTGGAAACACAGCGTGACGAGCCGCTTATCATCACAATGACGGATGGACTCCCCAGTGACAGCGACGATGTCGAAGTTCAGATTCGGGACTCAATCGCTCCAGTCTGTTCGCTGACGCTCGCAACGGATTGTACCCCTGGGTCTCCTCCAGCTAGAGCAGAAGAACTAGCCCCGTATTTCGAGCGGGAGTCAGTAATCTACTCGGCCGAACGGCTTGATGATCGGCTCGAACAGTTCGCGAGTTTGCTCGCGGGCTTTTAG